Part of the Acidobacteriota bacterium genome is shown below.
CCGCGTCCGGGAAGCGCCGCCCGAGTGCACCGGCGCCTGCTTAACCTGCTGGGGCTTGATCAGGATCCCCGTCCCTTCGAGGCCTCCCTTTCGGGACAGCCGCGCCTGGCTCCGCTTCTCCGCCTGCCCGGACTGCGTATCCCCCGCCTGGCGGGGCGCGTCGAGGGGCTGATCTGGGTGATCGTGGGGCAGCAGGTCAACCTCCCCTTTGCCTACACCCTGCGCCGCACCCTCTACCGCCTGGCCGGGACGCCCACCCCAAGCGGACTGACGGCGCCTCCCAGGCCCCAGGACCTGGCCGGACTCGATATCGGAGACTTGCGCCTCCGCCAGTTCTCGCGCCAGAAGGCTTCTTACCTGATCGGCGTGGGAGAGGCCCTTTTGAACAATGAAGTGCCCTCGCCCTCGCGCCTTCACCCTTTCTGCCAACTCGAGCGGACCCTCTCCAGCCTCAAGGGACTCGGTCCCTGGTCGGTGCACTATCTGCTCATGAGGCTCTACGGCTTCCAGGACTGTTACCCCGTGGGGGACGCCGGACTGGTGCGGGCCCTGCAATCCTTCTTCGGGCTGCGGCGACGGCCCGACCGGCGGCAGGTCGAGGAACTGATGGCTCCCTTCGCGCCCTACCGCAGCCTGGCCGCCTTTCACCTCTGGAATTGGTCGCCCGAGAATAACGAGGAAACCGCAAAATGACTTTCTACGACATCATCGACAGCCCCGTGGGCAGGCTCGGATGCGCCGTCGACGGCGCCGGCAACGTTGTGGCCGTCTCTTTCCTGCAAGAGCGCGACGAGGATGAATTCGTCCGCTCGCTAGGCCAGCGAGCCCGCCGCGACCCCATCCGCACCCGCGCCCTGACGCGCGAGCTCAACGACTACTTCAAGGGCAATCTGCGCCATTTCAACCTGCCGCTGAAGCTGCGCGGGACCGATTTTCAGAAGCAGGTGTGGACGGCGCTGTGCGAGATTCCCTACGGAGAAACCCGTTCCTACGCCCAGATCGCTCGGGCCATCGGACGCCCTTCAGCGGTGCGGGCGGTGGGAGCGGCCAACGGCGCCAACCCGATCCCCATCGTCGTTCCCTGCCACCGCGTGGTGGGCTCGGACGGCTCCATGACGGGATTCGGAGGCGGAGTGGAAACCAAGGTCCGCCTCCTCTCGCTCGAGAAATCCCGCTGAACGCCAGGACGGTCGAGGGCCACTCGTGCTGCCGGTCACAAGTTCTGGGCCAGCCCTCCGTTCTTGTCCCTGACAGGGACAGATTCGCCAGCCCAGGGTCAGCCGCGGCGAGCGCTAGCGAGACGGCGGCGCCACCCTGGGTTCAAACGCCAAATGTGCCAACGCTGAAAGGGTGGGATAACGCCACAGGGTGGCTCAAAACTTCGGGCGCACTGCACTAGGGCCACTAGGTGGCCAACAAGTTCACACACGAA
Proteins encoded:
- a CDS encoding methylated-DNA--[protein]-cysteine S-methyltransferase: MTFYDIIDSPVGRLGCAVDGAGNVVAVSFLQERDEDEFVRSLGQRARRDPIRTRALTRELNDYFKGNLRHFNLPLKLRGTDFQKQVWTALCEIPYGETRSYAQIARAIGRPSAVRAVGAANGANPIPIVVPCHRVVGSDGSMTGFGGGVETKVRLLSLEKSR